Genomic segment of Prosthecobacter sp.:
TCGATGCGCTTGCCCTGGCTTTTCTCGATCCACATCTTCCAAGACCACTGCGGATCCTTGGCTGGATCGACGCGTGAACTCATCGCTAGGTGATCCCAATGCACCGTGCCGCCAAACTGCGTGAACGCGTAGCCCGTGACCTTCGCTCCGGGCTTCAAACCGAGACGATCAGCCGCAACTTCGAGCTTCACCCATTTTCCGGCCTCTGGCAGCGCTCCCATCTGCACCTTTTCGGGCGTGCGCACCTGACCGAAGGGAATCGCCCCTTCCTCGCCCCAAACCGCGCGATGATTCCATCCTGCGGTGTGAAATTGCAGCATGATGGCCTTCGGCGGATTTTTCTCGTCGATGAAGCACTGCACGCTGAGTTTTCCGTTCGGCGGGATCTCGTATTTTCCGCCCGCTGAGAAGAAATCCTGAGCAACACCTGTCGCCGTGCGTTTCAGCGCGGTGGTGCCGCTGAAGACAGGGGCTTTGTCCTTGGTCACGAGTTGAGTGGGATGCCCGCCGCTCGATTCCACCTTCGCATTCGCGGGAAACGCATCCTCAAACCACACCAGCTCGCTCGTCTGTACCGGTGGCGGCGGATTGAGCGACGCTGGATCGGTGTAGTTTAGCTTCGAGATCGACTCGCGGATCTTTGACTGCGCCGCCGCGATGCCTCGATCGAGTTCCGTGATCTGCTTTTTCTGCTCGGCGGTGCTCAGGCGCAAAATCGGTGGCGTGAGCAGGATGTTGCCGTCCATGGCCGGATCGGCGGCGCTGTTGAAGAAGGCATACATCGAGTAAAACTCCTTCTGCGAGATGGGATCGAACTTGTGATCATGACACTGGGCACACCCCACCGTCAGACCCATCCAGGTTGAGGCCGTGACATCCAGTCGATCGACAATGGTCTCCACGCGATATTCCTCATCGATGATGCCACTCTCGTTATTGGCCATGCTGTTGCGTTGAAAGCCGGTGGCAACGAGTTGATCCCGCGTGGCATTCGGCAGCAGGTCGCCGGCCAGTTGCTCGATGGTGAACTGATCGAAAGGCATGTTGCGATTGAAGGCATCAATGACCCAGTGCCGCCAGGGCCACGCGCTGCGCGTCTTGTCGCCAAAATAGCCGTTCGTATCCGCATAACGGGCGGCATCCAGCCAGTCCACCGCCATGCGCTCGCCAAACCGCGGCGACTTCAGGAGACGCTCCACCGCGCGCTCGTAGGCATCGGCCGAGCGGTCGCGAAGAAGGTCATCCAACTCGCTCACCGTTGGCGGCACGCCGGTGAGATCGAG
This window contains:
- a CDS encoding DUF1549 and DUF1553 domain-containing protein — translated: LDLTGVPPTVSELDDLLRDRSADAYERAVERLLKSPRFGERMAVDWLDAARYADTNGYFGDKTRSAWPWRHWVIDAFNRNMPFDQFTIEQLAGDLLPNATRDQLVATGFQRNSMANNESGIIDEEYRVETIVDRLDVTASTWMGLTVGCAQCHDHKFDPISQKEFYSMYAFFNSAADPAMDGNILLTPPILRLSTAEQKKQITELDRGIAAAQSKIRESISKLNYTDPASLNPPPPVQTSELVWFEDAFPANAKVESSGGHPTQLVTKDKAPVFSGTTALKRTATGVAQDFFSAGGKYEIPPNGKLSVQCFIDEKNPPKAIMLQFHTAGWNHRAVWGEEGAIPFGQVRTPEKVQMGALPEAGKWVKLEVAADRLGLKPGAKVTGYAFTQFGGTVHWDHLAMSSRVDPAKDPQWSWKMWIEKSQGKRIEGLPNDLQTLVRGKKQPEWPEKDVKRLQEWWFENEYQGAREIVDGVRAEKLALEAKKKALDEVIPATFVMADLPTPRESFIMDRGQYDKPKDKVTRGTPAIFPALPKQDNYTRLDLAKWLVSPQHPLTARVQANRLWQQFFGVGLVKTSNDFGSQGEPPSHPELLDWLAVTFRESGWDMKAFVKLIVTSHTYRQSSQFSVLGSQLDPENRLLAHGPRFRLDAEVVRDSALFVSGLLSPKIGGKGVKPYQPENIWEPVGFGGSNTRNYIQDHGESLYRRSLYTFWKRTAPPPNMTSFDAPNRESYCLRRERSNTPLQALTLMNDVQFFEASRNFAQRVLQTATSTDARITALFRNATGRFPNAQEAEIVRQSVEKHLAAYTAKPEEAKKAISYGESKPDEKLNPAELAAWTMAANLVMNLDEVVTKG